TGTGATCCGGCCGGCATCCGGAGATCTCGACGTCGCCGCGTGTGATGGCAGCCGCGGCAGCGAATGTGCCCGCCTCAATGCGGTCGGGTATGATGCGGTGGCGGCAGCCGCGCAGCCCGTCGACGCCCTGGATCCGGATGGTACGCGTGCCGTCCCCATCGATGCGCGCCCCCATCTTCCGGAGCAGATCGGCAAGGTCGACAACCTCAGGCTCACAGGCGGCATTGTCGAGTATGGTCTCGCCCCGCGCCAGGCAAGCGGCCATCATCAGGTTCTCGGTGCCTGTGACCGTGACGGTGTCCATCATGATTTGGGCGCCCGTCAGGTGGCTGCAGCTGGCTTCCACATAGCCGTGGACGATGTCGCAGTGCGCCCCCATTTTCTCCAAGCCCATAAGATGGAGATTCACCGGCCGCGCGCCGATGGCACAGCCTCCGGGGAGTGAGACGCGTGCGAACCCGAACCGCCCCACCAGTGGGCCAAGAACGAGGATGGAGGCACGCATGGTCTTCACCAGCTCATAGGGCGCGTCGCGGGAGGTGAGCTGGTGATCGGCCTTCAGCCTCGCCAGGCCGGACGGGGTGATTTCCGCCGCAACGCCCATCTCGGCCAGAAGCCGCCGCGCTGTGAAGATATCCTGCACGCGCGGTATATTCTCGAGTTCAATGGTTTCCGGCGTGAGCAGTGAAGCGGCCATGGCAGGCAGGGCTGCGTTCTTGGCACCGCTGATCTCCACACGGCCGGCCAGCCGCGTTCCTCCCGTGATGCGAATCTTGTCCATCTTAACCCCCGTCAGTCAAAGACGAAACATGCCACCGACTGCACGCACTGGGCGCATTCTAATCGGTCCGATCCGTGACGCCTTGTGGTGGCCGTCACTGGATCCTCCGCTGCGCGACGAGGCAACGGGGGATGCTCTGCAGATCCTTGATAGTCAAGGTCACGGTCAAATCCGCCCGCTTGATGAGTTCCGCAGCCTCGCTCGCCTGCCCGGCGCCGACTTCCAGCAACAGGCAGCCTCCCGCTGCGAGACGCGCAGCTGCCTGCGGTATCAGGCGGCGCGAAGCCTCGAGCCCCGATTCCCCCCCGAACAGAGCCTGGTGAGGTTCGTGCTCGCGGACCACGCGGGGCAGTTCGGGCACATCCGCCCCGGAAATGTAGGGCGGGTTGCTGAGAATAAGGTCGAACAACGGCCGCGCCGGAAAGCAATCCAGGAGATCGCAGCAGACAAACCCGATGCGCGCCGCGGCGCCGAGCCGGTCCGCATTTTCCCGCGCCAGCACCAGCGCTTCTCTCGAAATGTCGGTCGCCCAGCCGCGCGCGCCGGGAAGCTCGCGCGCCACGGAGATCGCGATGCATCCCGAGCCGGTCCCGACATCCACAAACCGCACGCCTCCTCCGCGCCTGCGCACCCATTCCACCGCATGCTCCACCAGGATCTCAGTCTCCGGCCTGGGAATCAGCACCGCGGGCGTCACTCGAAAAGGAAGCCCATAGAATTCCCGTTCGCCTGTCAGATAGTGCAGGGGTTCCCCCGCCGCGCAATGCCTCGCCAGCGTCCGGAATTTCTCCCAGGCACCGGCAGCCAGCGGATCGTAGATGTGGCCGATAAGGCGTGCCCGTTCCCAACTCAGAATGTGCGCCAGAAGCACCTCAGCAGTCAGCCGGGGAGAGTCGACTTTCGCCCGCCGAAATTCCTCGGTCGCCCAACTGAGCGCGGCCCCGACGGTGGCGACCTCTTGCACCATGTGCTCCGAATTCATACTTCGACCCAAGTCCGGCGAGAGGATGCGCACTCCCCGATTCCGGCCTGAAATGCCCGGCCTGCGCTGTTTTGATGGAAATCAGGAAACGGGCATCCTGCCACCGCACTTCTCGTTAGTCTGCCTGGGATACGGGCATCACAACAGATTGCTTCAGTTTCTCAGCCTGGAAATGGGTGATCAGGGCTTCGATGACCGAACCTATGTTGCCGTCGAGGACACCGGCAAGGTTATGCACCGTCAATCCGATCCGGTGATCGGTCACGCGGTTCTGAGGGAAGTTATAGGTCCGGATCTTCTCGCTACGATCGCCGCTGCCCACCTGGCTGCGCCGGTTCTCGGCGATGGACTTCAGCTGCTCCTGCAGGGCGAGGTCGTACAACCGCGAGCGCAACACACGCAGCGCCTTGGCTCGGTTCTTGATCTGGGACTTTTCGTCCTGGCACGAAACCACCAGCCCCGTCGGGAGGTGGGTGATGCGCACTGCAGAGTAGGTCGTGTTGACGGATTGGCCCCCCGGCCCGGAAGAGCAGAAGGTATCGGTGCGGATGTCCTTGGGATCGATCTTGATCTCGACGTCATCGGCCTCGGGCAGGACTGCAACCGTCACGGCGGAAGTGTGGATCCGGCCGCTGGCTTCGGTGGCCGGAACCCGCTGGACCCGATGCACGCCGCTCTCGTACTTGAGCTTGCTGTAGACGCGCTCCCCTTCCACGATCGCGATGATCTCCTTGTACCCGCCCACCTCCGAAAGATGCTCCTCGGTAACCTCCACGCGCCATCCGCACTGCTCCGCGTAGCGTACGTACATGCGGAAGAGCTCGGCGGCAAACAACGTCGCTTCGTCGCCTCCGGTGCCGGCGCGGATCTCAAGCAGCACATTCTTTTCATCGTTGGGATCTTTGGGCATCAACAGCAGCTGAAGGTCCTTCTGGCAGGCGCCGGTCCGGGCTTCAAGCGCCGCCAGCTCCTCTTCCGCCAGCTTCCGCATTTCGGGGTCGGCTTCCGCTTCGAGCAGCATCTTGGTCTCTTCCATGCCGTGCAGAAGATCCTTATACTCCTTGAATTTTTCGACGATTCCGCTCAGGTCCCGGTGCGCCTTGGCATACTTCTGGTAGGCAGCCGGATTGGCATGAACCGCCGGGTCAGCCAACTGCCGGTTGAGCTCTTCGAATTTCTGCTCGAGTTCATTCAGCTTGTCGATCATGGGATTGCCCGTCGAAATTATAGGATATTTCCCTGGGCGCGGCCAGGAATGAGGGAGGCACAAAAGGTCCGCTAAGCGGCAGCCTGAGCCTCGCGCGCTTTGATGCTGTCGAGTGCAAGCGCTTCCTGGAGCGCGCGGATCGCGACTTCCAGCTGCTCGTCGCCGGGCTCTTTGGTCGTAATGCGCTGGAGCGTCAGACCAGGAAGAACCACCAGCCGGAAGAAGCCCTGCCGGCTGCGGGGAGCCGAGAAACGGATCAGCTCGTAGGACAGGCCCGAGATAAGCGGGATCAGTACCACACGCGAAAGGAAAATGGCCCAGAAGGCCTGGAACTTAAAAATGGAGAAGACCACGATGCTGACCACCATCACGAACAGCAGGAAGCTGGTGCCGCAGCGGGGGTGCAACGTGGACTTCTTACGGGCGTTTTCGACCGTCAGTTCTTCACGGGCTTCCCAGGTATAGACCACCTTGTGCTCGGCGCCGTGATATTGAAAAACGCGCTTGATGTCTTTCATCCTGCTTATCAGCAGGATGTAGGAAAGAAAGAACACGACCCGGATCACGCCGTCGACGAGGTTGAAGACAACCCAGTTGTGAACGGCCGCAAAATACCCCTTCAGCCACGTCGTGATGTAGAGCGGCACCAGGATGAAAATTCCGATAGCAACGATCGCGGCCGCACCCATTGACAACGCGATCGGCAGCCAGCTGCTGTCCCGGGATGTCTGGCCTGATGGGGTGGTCGCCGCAGCATCGGGTTTCGCTTCAGCATGCGCAACCGCCGCATTAAAGGAGAAGTTGAGCGTGCGGATTCCCAGCACCAGGGATTGCAGCAGGACAGCGAAACCGCGGACGACAGGCCACGTGAGGGGCTTCCAGACGTCGGCCAGACGGCGCACGGGCTCCTTCTTGACAGTCATCGAACCATCCGCGCGCCGGACCGCCACCGCATAGGCGTACGGCGTGCGCATCATGACGCCTTCGATCACTGCCTGCCCGCCGACAAGAATGTCTTCGGGTGACCCCTTTTTGTCGCTACCCGGCATGGATATATCCTCTATCCGTGGGCAGCCGCTATTTCAGACTGTACTTTTTCTGGAAACGTTCGATGCGGCCGGCAGTATCGATCAGCTTCTGCTTCCCGGTGAAGAAAGGATGGCAGGCCGAGCAGATCTCCAGGCGGATCTCCTTCTTCGTGGATCGAGTCTCAAACTGGTTCCCGCAGGCGCAACTTACCTGCACCTTATGGTATTGGGGATGTATATCCTTTTTCATGTACGCCTCACAAAAACCTTTATTATACCAGATGCTGCAAGAAACCGGCCACGGATTCCAGGAAACGCCTGGTTCGTGGAATCCACAGCTGAGGTTTCTTTCCGACTATCTAAATGTCACCGGCTCAGCCGGGCCATAGTAGATCCCGTTGAACAGGAACTTGAACGTGCCGTGCGGCTGGCCGCGGAAGAGAATCTCGGGCCCAAACAGAAACAGCTTGCCTTTCCCGACCGGCACCGCCACAACCGCTACTGTTTGTTCCAGATATCCCTGGCCCAGGGCCCAGCCGCTGCGCAGTGGCGTCTTGCTGTCAAACCAGGCCACCGGCCGCAGGTCCGCAAGAGAAGCAGCGGGTTCGAGGTGGAACACGGGGCTGTTGTCGAAGAAGAAGTCCACCAATTCCTCCATGCCGTAGGCCAGTGGATCGCTTGAATTCACGCGGCCCTGGAGCACGGAGCCGGGGACATAAAACTTGTCGCGCGCCAGATGCCTTTCTGTGCCGTCGGCCTGCTTCTCGGCCAGCCCGTCCGCGATCGGGAGGCCAAGGTGGTAGGCGAGGTTCGTCGAACTGCCGATCGTGAGAATGGTGCCGCCCTCTTCCAGGAACCTGCGCAGCTGCGGAACGGTCGTCGCCACGCTTATTGTGCCTACCCGATCCTTATATTCAGGGGGGATGGTCGCCTGGGCCCCCCCGCCAAAACCGCCACCACCACGGCCGCCGCGACCGCCGCCTTCCGCAGGGAGCGCCGGCATGGCGCCGCTGACAAAGATCAGCACGTCAAAATTAGAAGCGAGGTTGCCCGCGTCCAGCCTGGGTGGAAAAACCAGCTCGAACGGAGCCTCGAATTGCTCGAGCAACCATCGGGTCCAACCCGAATTCATATTGCCGCCATACTGGTCCCAGAGGCCGATGCGCACCGGCCGGAGCTTCAGAGCGTCGCCGGTCGGTCTCGTGGTGACCGCATCGAAGTTCAGGCCGAAGTCCCTGGCCAGCGTCCCCAAGACCGCTGCAGTGGTCGGCTTGGCGGGAATAAACAGCGTACCCGCCGGATAGTTCTTTCCATTGGCGCTGATCGGCTTTTTGAGCCAATACACTTCTTCATTGGCCTTCAACAACCGGTTGGTCGCGATAAATGCGTCGTTGATCTGATGGCTCAACAGGAAGCCAGCCGTCCCCTGGACAGACAAGACCTTGCCGGCAGGCGGCTTCGCAAAGCCGGTGATTTTTTCGAATGGTCCGTCAAAGCCATCGAGGATGCGGTCGAATTTGACGCCCATCTGGTAGGCCAGGGTCCAACCGGCGATGTCGTACGGAGGCCGCGGAGGACCACCCGGATACTGGAGGTCGTTCGGGTGATCCTGGGGTTCGAACATGTCCATGATGTGCGGCCGGAATGCCTGGGCGGCTTTGACGACGTAGGAACCGGCGGGATAGCTCTTGCCGCCGACCTGGAACGGAGCGGTAGCTCGATGAATGGTGATTCCGTTCTTGATCAGAGCGTTGACGAACTTGGTTGCGGTGAGAAAGTCGGGCTGGTCCGAGGGGATGATAAAGCCGCGAGGATCACGCCGCGAGGGATCCCGCATCATATCGTAATACTTCAACGCGACGCCGCCACCCCTGCCGCCGCTCCCACCCGGAGCCCCGCCGCGCCCGCCGGCCTGACCCGGGGCTCCGGCGCCAGCTGCTGTACTTGCAGCCGCACGGTCTCTCGCCTGAGCCTCTTCAATTGCCGTGATTTCTTTCGGATGCACGGTCCAGTTGTCACGGTTTCCTTTGTCGATGGAGTTTTTCCCCATGCGGTAAATGTTCATGAGGAACTCCTCCCGATACTTGGATGCCACGTCCAGAACCGCGCGGTCAGCCGTGATCGAATAGTCGATGGACTGCCGGAAATGCCACTCCTGCTGGGGCTGGATCGGGTAGGGAAGGTCCGCCCTCGGGAGCTGCTGCTGAGGGACAAACGAGATGCTCTGGGGAGTCGGATTGCCGATCGCTTCGGTCAGGAGTCCGATCATGTTGTGAAAGTAGACATCCGTCCGCAATCCTCCGTTCCACCAGGTAGAATAGCTCGAGCCGGTGCGCATCGTGGCCCCCGGTTTACCCTCGGCGATAAAACGGTCGTGCATGGCCGCCGCGACCAGGTCGATGCCGATGGGCACGAGCGGATCGAAATTATAATTGAACGGATCGCGGAAAGGCGGCGCAAACAGCACGGTCCCGGCTGGTCCGGTCTGGTGGTGGTTATAGACGATCAGGGGGAACCACTCGTGATAGAAAACGTTGTTGATGGCCGTGGTTTCCGGCATGTTCGACATGTAGAAGTCCCGATTGTCGTCATGGCCGACGTACTTGTGATATAGGACCGGCAGCCCGCTCATCGTGCGCTTGGCCGGATCCGGAGTCTGCATGTACCAGTTGGATACCAGATCCATCCCGTCGGGATTGACGATCGCGGCCAGGAGAATATCGTCGTTGAGCAGCCTAAGCGTCTCGGCATCATTCATGCTCACCATCTGCCAGACCAGTTCGATGAGCTGCTGCGCGCCCAGGCATTCGGTGGCGTGCAGACCTCCGTCGATCCATACGACGGCCTTGCCTTCACGCGCCAGGGCTCTAGCCTGCTCGTCGGTCAATCCTTCCGCCAGCGCCAGGCGGCCTGCGATCTCCTTCAGGTGCGGGAGTTTCTTCTGATTCTCAGGCGAAGTGATGACGGCCATAAACATCGTGCGATTGTCGGCAGTCTTGCCGATCTCGACGAGCTTGATGCGATCCGACTGCTGGGCCAGCTTTTTCCAGTAGTCGACCATTTGCGCGTAGTTCGCAAGCTGGTAGTCGTCACCGATGTTGAACCCGAAGTGCTCTTTGGGAGTCGTGATCTTGCTCTGGGCTGCGGCCGACAGCACGGTCAGCGTCACGGCCAGCAGACATACGAGGAAATGAGTTTTGAGCTTCACGGTGATTATCCTCACTGTTTACAGTTCGGTGGTTGATACGGGCCCACAGGTGCGCCTATTCTTTCATTACCGTCGATTCCGGGGCAAGCTCAAAAACTGCGGGGCGTCCGCGCGTATGGCGACTCGCCGCCGCCGTGGAGCGGAGCGACCCGCAGCGGGGAAAAATCAGGTGCGGGCAGACCTGCGCACCCCAGGGAGCCGTAACTTACATAAAAGCTTGTACTTGACAATACCGGGGGGCTGGGGTATAAAAGCGTTTTTATACTTCTTGTGATCGAAGGAATGATGACCCTTGGATTTGCTGCAGGCTTGGAACTTAAACCTTTCGGGTAATCCTCTTTTATTCCCGCCAGATCACAAAGCCATTATAGTATTTGCAAAGATCCTGAGCCGGTGCGATCCAAGCCGGTTTGGGTCAAATTCAGGAGGAGAGAATGCCATTTGACATCAACGACGCGCAGACGGACGCAGGAGGTTCTGCGGAGGAAAGCGCCCCATCCCGGCCCCAGTCTCAGAAGGGTGCCGATCAGAGTGAAGACAGCAGCTTTGAAGCACTTCTCGCGGCACACGAGGGAAGAACCCAGAGCTTTTCTGAAGGAGAAGTAATCCGAGGCAAGGTCATCGCCATCTCCGGCGGCGGCGTCATTGTGGACGTGGGATTCAAGTCCGAAGGCATCATACCAATTGCCCAATTTACGGACGAACAGGGCCGGGTCAGTATCAAAGTCGGCGACGCTGTGGACGTGTTTCTGGAGCAGACGGAGGATTCCGAGGGCTACGTCGTGCTTTCGCGTGAGAAAGCGGAGCGCATGAAGATCTGGGATGAGATCGAACGCGCCTATCGCGAGGGGTCCACGGTCAAGGGCAGGGTCATTGAGCGCATCAAGGGTGGCCTGGCAGTCGACATCGGCGTGCGCGCGTTTCTTCCCGGCTCGCAGATCGATCTGAGACCCGTCCGGAACCTCGACAGCCTGCGCGGTGAAGAGTTCGAGATGCGCGTCATCAAGGTCAACAAGAAGCGCGGCAACATCGTCCTCTCCCGCAAGGCCGTTCTGGAAGAATCCATGAAAGAGGAAAAGGCGAAAACCCTCGAAGTGCTCGAGGACGGCAAAGTCATGGAAGGCGTGGTCAAGAACATCACCGACTATGGCGCCTTCATTGACCTTGGCGGCGTCGATGGGCTCCTCCACATCACCGACATGTCCTGGGGACGCGTCAATCATCCTTCCGAGCTGTTTTCCGTCGGCGACAAGCTGAAAGTAAAGGTCATCAAGTTCAACCGCGAAGATGGCCGCGTCTCGTTGGGCTACAAACAGCTGACTGAGGATCCCTGGCTGCATGCGGACATGCGTTACCCCAAGAATATCCGCATCCAGGGAAAGGTCGTGAGCCTGACCGATTACGGAGCATTCGTCGAGCTCGAACCCGGCATTGAGGGCCTGATCCACATCTCGGAGATGACCTGGAACAAGCGTGTGAAGCACCCTTCCAAGATCGTGACCGTCGGCGACATGGTTGAGGTCGTGGTCCTGGACATCGACATCGAGGCGCGGAGGATCTCCCTCGGCCTGAAGCAGACGGAGCCGAATCCCTGGGATGTCATTGAAACGCGTTATGCGCCCGGCACGGTCATCACCGGGAAAGTGCGCAACGTCACGGATTTTGGGGCCTTTGTGGAAGTCGAGGAAGGCATCGACGGACTGGTCCACGTCTCCGATATGTCCTGGACCAAGCGCATCAAGCATCCCTCGGAAATGCTTAAAAAAGGTGACGAGGTCCAGGCCGTCATTCTCAGCATCGACGCCGCGAACCAGAAGCTCAGCCTCGGCATCAAGCAGCTGGAGCCCGATCGTTGGGAAGATTGGTTTAGCCGCCACCAGCTCGGTCAGATCGTGCGGGGCAAGATTGCCCGCATGACCAATTTCGGCGCTTTCGTCGAGCTCGAGGAGGGAATCGAAGGACTATGCCATGTGTCCGAGTTGGACGATAAGCATGTCGAGAAGCCCACGGAATTCCTCAACGTCGGCCAGGAAGTCGAAATGAGAATCATCAAGCTCAACCTGGCCGAAAAGAAGATCGGGCTGAGTTTGAAGGCGATGAAGGAGGAAGAGCCGCGGCTCGAGTTCACTTCCTACATGGCGTCAGCCGACTCCGGCAACGCGTCGATGGGGGAGCGTCTCGGCGATCAATTGCAGCGCTTGAAGAAACCCAGCACCGACTGATCTGCAGTCGGCAGGATCTGAATCCATGCCTGAACGGCGATCCAATCTCTTGCTGTGGCTGGTAGTGGGGGGTGGGGCTGTGCTCTTTTTTGCCATCTCCCTCCTGGCGCTGGCTCTGTATTTTTCCGGCGGCGCGGGCTCTTCCTTTTCCTTTTCGAGCAACGCGGTTGCGGTGCTCGACCTGGAAGGAATCATCTTCGATTCCAAGGAATTCACAGATCAACTCAAAGACATCGGCAGCTCGCCGGGAGTACGGGCTGTGGTGCTGCGAGTCAACAGCCCCGGCGGCGGCGTTGCGGCCTCCCAGGAAATGTTCGAGGCGGTGCGGAAGTTTCGCGCCGAAACTCGCAAGAAGGTGGTCGTCAGCATGGCGTCTGTGGCCGCTTCCGGCGGCTATTACGTCGCCTGCGCAGCCGACAGGATTTACGCCAATCCCGGCAGCATCACCGGCAGCATCGGCGTTATTGTCGAGTGGTATAACTACTCGGAGTTGCTGAAGTGGGCGAAGCTGCAGGACATCGTTTTCAAGAGCGGCGAGTTCAAGGATACCGGATCTCCCTCCCGCCCGCTCACGGATGCCGAGAAGGCCTATTTCCAAAGCCTCATTCAAAACATGTACGGCCAGTTCATCAAGGATGTGGCCGCCAGCCGCAGGATGAACCAGGCCGACGTGGAAAAGCTGGCCGATGGTCGCGTCTATACCGGCCTGGAGGCCAAGAACAATGGCTTGGTGGATGAGCTGGGCGCGCTGCAGGACGCCGTCGCTGCAGCCGCCAAGATGGCCGGCATCGTCGGCGAACCGAGAATTGTCACTCCACCGAAGAAGAAGATTTCAATCTTGGATATACTGCTGGGAGACGCCCGATCTGTCCTCACCTTGAATCCGGATCGTTCGGAGTCTCACATACGATTTCAATACCTTTGGAAATAATCTTGGAGACAAATCGTAATGACTAAAGCAGAATTGGTTGAAGAAGTCGCCGGCCAGTCAGAACTGACCAAGAAGGATGCAGAAGTCATCGTCCAGACCGTCCTGGACAGCATCACCGATTCCCTGCAGCGGGGTGAGAAGATCGAACTCCGCGGCTTCGGTTCCTTCCGCATCCGCCACCGGGCTTCACGCCAGGGTCGAAATCCCAAAACGGGCAGCGGCGTGACTGTCCCGGCCAAAAAGGTCCCATACTTCAAGCCCGGCAAGGAAATCAAGGATCTGATCAACGTCTAATGGACCGATTGTGGACGCCCTGGCGTTATGACTATATAACCAGGATCGATCACACTGACGCCGGTTGCGTTTTCTGCCGCATAGTCGCCGCGCGCGAAAAGGACCGGGAGAACTTCCTCCTCTTCCGCGGCAGAACGCTGTTCGTCATCCTGAACCTCTTTCCCTACACGTCCGGGCACATGCTGATCGTCGCCAACCGGCACATCTCCCTCCTCGGCGATGCTGCCAAAGAGGAGCTTCACGATTTTCTCATCGTGGCCCAACGGTGTGAGGCTGCGTTGCAGAACGAATACCATCCTGATGGATTCAATCTCGGTTTCAACCTGGGCAGAATGGCCGGCGCGGGGGTCGATCACCACCTGCACATGCATGTCCTGCCGCGTTGGACCGGCGACACCAGCTTTGTTTCGATCGTGTCGGAGACGCGAGTTTTGCCCGAGCAACTCCCCAAGACTTACCAGCGCCTGCTCCCCCATTTTCACGATCTCGAATAGCGGGGAGCGGCGGAGCGGCGGCGGGCTCCAGCCTGGAACGCCGAGGAATATGACTTAGGGTTCGTCCCTGGGTATGAAGCCACGCGCCCAGAGCGCTGCACGAGCTCGCGCCCGAGACTGCGGACTGATATAAAAGAAAGCACCCACTCTTCGAGAGCTGAAGAAAATCCCGCCGGTATATTGTTCCGGGACGACAGCATAATCCACCGCACCCGCATTCAGTGCGTCCTCAACAGCGCGCGCCTCCTTCAATCGCTTTGCCATGTAAATAAGTACAAGTTCCTGATCTCCGAAAAATTCCGGGTCGCGCAACATATCCACCCAATGATACCCCATGAAACCGAGTGGCGGGCGGCAATCGCGGGGGAATCTGACCGCAACCTCGCGAGGCGGGCCTTGAGTCGCAGAGATTGAAAAAATGCGGCAAATCAGGCCCTGCTGCCGGTGGGCTGAGCCTCGGGACAGCTTACAGTGGAACGGCTGCGCAGCTCCAACCCGCAGCACGGGACAAGAAGCAGGACGCCAGGAATATCAAGCGGGACATCAGAGATCTGAAGCGGGACCGCAAAGATCTGCGAGCGGACAAGCGGGACATTCGCAATGACACGAAGGACCTCCGCGCCGATCGCAAGGATCTCAGGCAGGATATGAAAAACAAGGAGAATCCCGCTGACATCAAGGCGGATCGTCGCGATATCAGGAGCGACAAGAGAGACATCAGGAACGATGTCCGTGACAAGCGTCAGGATGTGCGTGACATCCGCCGCGACAGGCTGGATTTGAAGAAAGACCTCAAGGACCGCAAGCAGGACCGTTGATCCGCGGACCCATCCGATCCCGCCTCCTCGTATGCGGCTGCGGTGCACATGAGTGCCACACGCCATCCGGAACTCGTGAGTTGCACCGGAGCCGCGCCCCCCGCTGCAAGAGCCGATGCGACCGAATTCAGGAGCAACTCCGAGGAAACATCTCCCCAAAAACGGGCCCTTCCAATTTGCAAAACAGGCACGGTTTCCGCACCCGCATCGGGATTACCTCCGAAGGCCAGAGTGTCTCAAAACCCGCGCCAGTCGCTGGTTTCAGCGTCATCGTGCCGGAAATTTATTTTTGTTTTTTTTGGTTGCAAGCATCTAACCTGTGTGTTACTTTCACGCCCGTTGTTGGGTCGAAACGCTTCGCGCCACCCCAAGAGGGTTGGCAAATTGAAATCCCCTGAATTTGAAGTCTCGGGGGCAGTAGGAGAACAAGAAGTACCTGCTGCACGAGGGGGTGGTGCGCTTTTCCACAGTTGTGGAAACACCTGTGGAAATTTTGACACATCCAGCGGAGATCACCTAATTCATCATAATCATCTATTCGTTTCTCCTAAGAGTGTCGTATGGAAGTTTGGACCCAGGTGTTGTCCAGTGTCTGCAAGCGGGTCAACTCACAGTGTTTTGAAACCTGGTTTCGCCCGATCGTCTTCGATTACTGCGACGGCCACGCACTTCACCTTACCGTCCCCAACGAAAGCTTCAAGAAGTGGCTGCTGGAGAACTACTCGGACGTGCTGCGTGAAGCGGTAAAGGAAGCTGCCCGCAGTCCGCTCCAGCTGAAGGTTTCCGTGGGAACCCCGCCGGCGAGTGAAACTCCGGTTGCAGCGAGCCAGGCGGCAGACGGCCCCGCCGGATCCTTCCCTCTCAACCCCAAATACACCTTTGATTCGTTTGTAGTGGGCTCCAGCAATCAATTCGCGCGCGCTGCGGCCCTGGCTGTGGCAGAACAGCCTTCGAAGGCGTATAACCCGTTATACATTTACGGTGGTGTGGGGTTGGGCAAAACCCACCTCATGCATGCCATCGGGCACTTCATCCAGAGCAAGGCTCCCAGGCTGCACCTCAGTTACATGTCCTCGGAGCGGTTCATGAACGAGCTCGTCAACTCAATTCGATTTGACCGCACCAGCCAGTTCCGGGAGAAGTATCGCAACATCGATATCCTGCTTATGGATGACATCCAATTCATGGCGGGCAAGGAACGCACGCAGGAAGAGTTCTTTCACACGTTCAACGCGCTCTACGACGCACAGAAGCAGATCGTGATCAGCAGTGACTGTCCGCCGCGAGAAATCCCCACGATCGAAGAGCGGTTGCACTCCCGCTTCGAGTGGGGCCTGATAGCGGACATTCAGCCGCCCGATCTCGAGACCAAGATCGCGATCCTCAGAAAGAAGGCGGAGTCGGACCTCGTGGCGCTGCCAGACTCGGTCGCGGTCTATGTGGCCAGCAGCATCCGCTCCAACATCCGGGAACTCGAGGGGGCTCTGATCCGTCTCACCGCCCGCGCTTCTCTCGACGGCATGGACGCCTCGGAGATCGACATCAGCTACGCCAGGGAGGTCCTCAAGGACCTCGTAAAGGACGACCGGCGTTCGATCACCTCGGAGATGGTCATCCGCGCCGTCGCCGGC
The Terriglobia bacterium genome window above contains:
- a CDS encoding peptidase, coding for MKLKTHFLVCLLAVTLTVLSAAAQSKITTPKEHFGFNIGDDYQLANYAQMVDYWKKLAQQSDRIKLVEIGKTADNRTMFMAVITSPENQKKLPHLKEIAGRLALAEGLTDEQARALAREGKAVVWIDGGLHATECLGAQQLIELVWQMVSMNDAETLRLLNDDILLAAIVNPDGMDLVSNWYMQTPDPAKRTMSGLPVLYHKYVGHDDNRDFYMSNMPETTAINNVFYHEWFPLIVYNHHQTGPAGTVLFAPPFRDPFNYNFDPLVPIGIDLVAAAMHDRFIAEGKPGATMRTGSSYSTWWNGGLRTDVYFHNMIGLLTEAIGNPTPQSISFVPQQQLPRADLPYPIQPQQEWHFRQSIDYSITADRAVLDVASKYREEFLMNIYRMGKNSIDKGNRDNWTVHPKEITAIEEAQARDRAAASTAAGAGAPGQAGGRGGAPGGSGGRGGGVALKYYDMMRDPSRRDPRGFIIPSDQPDFLTATKFVNALIKNGITIHRATAPFQVGGKSYPAGSYVVKAAQAFRPHIMDMFEPQDHPNDLQYPGGPPRPPYDIAGWTLAYQMGVKFDRILDGFDGPFEKITGFAKPPAGKVLSVQGTAGFLLSHQINDAFIATNRLLKANEEVYWLKKPISANGKNYPAGTLFIPAKPTTAAVLGTLARDFGLNFDAVTTRPTGDALKLRPVRIGLWDQYGGNMNSGWTRWLLEQFEAPFELVFPPRLDAGNLASNFDVLIFVSGAMPALPAEGGGRGGRGGGGFGGGAQATIPPEYKDRVGTISVATTVPQLRRFLEEGGTILTIGSSTNLAYHLGLPIADGLAEKQADGTERHLARDKFYVPGSVLQGRVNSSDPLAYGMEELVDFFFDNSPVFHLEPAASLADLRPVAWFDSKTPLRSGWALGQGYLEQTVAVVAVPVGKGKLFLFGPEILFRGQPHGTFKFLFNGIYYGPAEPVTFR
- a CDS encoding 30S ribosomal protein S1, with the protein product MPFDINDAQTDAGGSAEESAPSRPQSQKGADQSEDSSFEALLAAHEGRTQSFSEGEVIRGKVIAISGGGVIVDVGFKSEGIIPIAQFTDEQGRVSIKVGDAVDVFLEQTEDSEGYVVLSREKAERMKIWDEIERAYREGSTVKGRVIERIKGGLAVDIGVRAFLPGSQIDLRPVRNLDSLRGEEFEMRVIKVNKKRGNIVLSRKAVLEESMKEEKAKTLEVLEDGKVMEGVVKNITDYGAFIDLGGVDGLLHITDMSWGRVNHPSELFSVGDKLKVKVIKFNREDGRVSLGYKQLTEDPWLHADMRYPKNIRIQGKVVSLTDYGAFVELEPGIEGLIHISEMTWNKRVKHPSKIVTVGDMVEVVVLDIDIEARRISLGLKQTEPNPWDVIETRYAPGTVITGKVRNVTDFGAFVEVEEGIDGLVHVSDMSWTKRIKHPSEMLKKGDEVQAVILSIDAANQKLSLGIKQLEPDRWEDWFSRHQLGQIVRGKIARMTNFGAFVELEEGIEGLCHVSELDDKHVEKPTEFLNVGQEVEMRIIKLNLAEKKIGLSLKAMKEEEPRLEFTSYMASADSGNASMGERLGDQLQRLKKPSTD
- the sppA gene encoding signal peptide peptidase SppA translates to MPERRSNLLLWLVVGGGAVLFFAISLLALALYFSGGAGSSFSFSSNAVAVLDLEGIIFDSKEFTDQLKDIGSSPGVRAVVLRVNSPGGGVAASQEMFEAVRKFRAETRKKVVVSMASVAASGGYYVACAADRIYANPGSITGSIGVIVEWYNYSELLKWAKLQDIVFKSGEFKDTGSPSRPLTDAEKAYFQSLIQNMYGQFIKDVAASRRMNQADVEKLADGRVYTGLEAKNNGLVDELGALQDAVAAAAKMAGIVGEPRIVTPPKKKISILDILLGDARSVLTLNPDRSESHIRFQYLWK
- a CDS encoding integration host factor subunit beta, producing MTKAELVEEVAGQSELTKKDAEVIVQTVLDSITDSLQRGEKIELRGFGSFRIRHRASRQGRNPKTGSGVTVPAKKVPYFKPGKEIKDLINV
- a CDS encoding HIT domain-containing protein, with protein sequence MDRLWTPWRYDYITRIDHTDAGCVFCRIVAAREKDRENFLLFRGRTLFVILNLFPYTSGHMLIVANRHISLLGDAAKEELHDFLIVAQRCEAALQNEYHPDGFNLGFNLGRMAGAGVDHHLHMHVLPRWTGDTSFVSIVSETRVLPEQLPKTYQRLLPHFHDLE